From the genome of Vicia villosa cultivar HV-30 ecotype Madison, WI linkage group LG2, Vvil1.0, whole genome shotgun sequence, one region includes:
- the LOC131649595 gene encoding uncharacterized protein LOC131649595 — MFERLVSDAETPLYEGCTKFTRLSTVLKLYNLKARHGWSDKSFTDLLTLLSEILPKNNVLPSRTYEAKRLLCSIGMSYEKIHACPNDFILFRNEYASLNMCPKCSAPRYKKETAPSKMLWYFPIIPRFRRMYRNAEDAKNLTWHANERVVDGMLRHPADSPQWVKIDHDYPSFGQEERNLRLALSTHGINPHGIQSSKLTTWQVILLIYNLPPWLCMKRKYTMLTMLISGPKQPGNDIDIYLAPLIEDLKHLWETGVEVYDEYKKESFKLRAMLFGTINDFPAYGNLSGYSVKGQLACPVCEDNTHSIRLDHCMKNVFLGHRRFLNTNHHFRKWRKEFNGESEEERAPLPLTGDQLYQKVKLLSTNFGKPFSSELVTGGWKKRKSKDGLKARLDLQSMELRNELKPVKREGKRTFLPPAAHTLSRKEKKILCKVLHEVKVPEGYSSNIKSLVSMKDLKLKGLKSHDCHVLMESFLPVAIRSILPENVRWTITKLCFFFKAICSKVIDPEKLPILQKEIVVTLCELEMYFPPSFFDIMVHLTVHLIMETQYCGPSYMRWMYPIERYMKIIKGYVKN; from the exons ATGTTTGAGAGGCTAGTGAGTGATGCAGAGACTCCATTGTACGAAGGATGTACTAAATTTACTAGATTATCTACGGTCTTAAAATTGTATAACTTAAAAGCACGCCATGGATGGTCTGATAAGAGTTTTACAGACTTGTTGACTCTGTTAAGTGAGATTTTGCCTAAGAATAATGTGCTCCCTAGTCGAACCTATGAGGCTAAGCGATTGTTATGTTCTATTGGCATGAGTTATGAGAAGATACATGCTTGTCCAAATGATTTCATTTTATTTCGCAATGAATATGCATCATTAAATATGTGTCCTAAATGTAGTGCCCCGCGATATAAGAAAGAAACAGCTCCATCCAAAATGCTATGGTATTTTCCGATAATACCAAGATTTAGGCGCATGTATCGTAATGCGGAAGATGCAAAGAACTTAACATGGCACGCAAATGAAAGGGTTGTAGATGGAATGCTCCGACATCCTGCAGATTCTCCTCAATGGGTAAAAATTGATCATGATTACCCAAGTTTTGGGCAGGAAGAAAGAAACCTACGTCTCGCATTGTCTACTCACGGAATAAACCCTCATGGTATTCAGAGTAGTAAACTTACTACTTGGCAAGTGATTTTGTtaatctataacctacctccatgGCTATGCATGAAGCGCAAGTACACGATGTTGACTATGTTAATTTCTGGGCCCAAGCAACCAGGAAATGATATAGACATATACTTGGCTCCATTAATTGAAGATTTGAAGCATTTGTGGGAGACAGGTGTAGAGGTGTATGATGAGTATAAAAAGGAATCCTTCAAATTGAGGGCTATGTTATTTGGAACAATCAATGATTTTCCTGCATATGGGAATCTATCAGGCTATAGTGTCAAAGGACAACTTGCATGCCCCGTATGTGAAGATAATACACATTCAATACGGTTGGATCATTGTATGAAAAATGTATTTCTTGGACACCGTAGATTCTTAAATACCAATCATCATTTTCGAAAATGGAGAAAAGAATTTAATGgtgaatcagaagaagaaagagCTCCTTTACCTTTGACGGGCGACCAATTATACCAAAAGGTAAAGCTTTTAAGCACTAATTTTGGAAAGCCTTTTTCAAGTGAACTTGTCACGGGAGGATGGAAAaaaa gaaagtctaaggatggcctgaAGGCAAGGTTAGACCTGCAAAGTATGGAATTAAGAAATGAATTGAAGCCGGTTAAGAGGGAGGGTAAGCGTACATTCCTACCTCCTGCAGCTCATACTTTgtcaagaaaagagaaaaagatctTGTGTAAGGTTCTTCacgaagttaaagttccagaggGCTACTCATCAAACATTAAGAGTTTGGTATCTATGAAAGATCTAAAATTGAAGGGTTTGAAGTCTCATGATTGCCATGTTTTAATGGAGAGCTTTCTTCCAGTAGCTATACGTTCCATTTTACCTGAAAATGTGAGATGGACCATAACTAAACTTTGTTTTTTCTTCAAGGCTATTTGTAGCAAAGTTATTGACCCTGAGAAGTTGCCGATATTACAAAAGGAAATTGTTGTCACATTATGTGAACTTGAGATGTATTTTCCACCCtcattttttgacataatggttcatctaacCGTTCATCTTATCATGGAAACACAATATTGTGGACCatcttatatgagatggatgtatcCGATTGAGCGTTACATGAAGATAATAAAAGGGTATGTGAAGAATTGA